In a single window of the Delftia tsuruhatensis genome:
- the xdhB gene encoding xanthine dehydrogenase molybdopterin binding subunit produces MNRPIDPALLHSNEAFAHYLKNTAFRVDEGAEASAHQQGQRVGISRPHESAHLHVAGEAAYIDDLPELDGTLHCALGLSPVANGRLNALKLDAIRAMPGVVEVLTGEDIPGVNDCGSIIHDDPILCSGEIRYLGQPLFAVIAETREAARLAAAQAKAAADITAEPPVLTPQQAHALGQYVLPPMHLARSTHEGGARRAIDNAPRRLKSTFYVGGQEQFYLEGQISYAIPKEDGAVHLHCSTQHPSEMQHLVAHALGVAAHAVHVECRRMGGGFGGKESQSALFACVASVAATRLRRPVKLRLDRDDDFMITGRRHCFWYDYEVGYDDEGRILGAEISMVSRAGHSADLSGPVMTRALCHFDNAYWLPDVSMHGYSGKTNTQSNTAFRGFGGPQGAIAIENIMETVARELGRDALDVRRVNFYGKSERNVTPYSQVVTDNVIHELVAELETCSDYRARREAVAEFNAASPVLKRGLSLTPLKFGISFNVKHFNQAGALVHVYNDGSILVNHGGTEMGQGLNTKVAQVVAHELGVGFERVRVTATDTTKVANTSATAASTGADLNGKAAQDAARQVRERLAACAAERHGGRAEEVRFANDKVHVNGKVLDFRTVVGEAYIERVQLWSDGFYATPGLSWNKDTMQGRPFFYYAYGAAVSEVVVDTLTGEFKLLRADVLHDVGRSLNPAVDVGQVEGAFIQGMGWLTTEELVWHPQSGKLTTHAPSTYKIPTANDCPPVFNVRLFEGDNFEDSIHRSKAVGEPPLLLPFSVFFAIRDAVSAAGGHRSNPPLQSPATPESILRAIEAVQAVGG; encoded by the coding sequence ATGAACCGTCCCATCGATCCCGCACTGCTGCATTCCAACGAAGCCTTTGCCCACTACCTGAAGAACACGGCTTTCCGCGTGGACGAGGGCGCCGAGGCCAGCGCCCACCAGCAGGGCCAGCGCGTGGGCATCAGCCGCCCGCATGAATCGGCCCACCTGCATGTGGCGGGCGAGGCCGCCTACATCGACGACCTGCCCGAGCTGGACGGCACGCTGCACTGCGCGCTGGGCCTGTCGCCCGTGGCCAACGGCCGGCTCAATGCCTTGAAGCTGGACGCCATCCGCGCCATGCCCGGCGTGGTGGAGGTGCTCACGGGCGAGGACATTCCCGGCGTCAACGACTGCGGCTCCATCATCCACGACGACCCCATCCTGTGCAGCGGCGAGATCCGCTACCTGGGACAGCCGCTGTTCGCCGTGATCGCCGAAACCCGCGAGGCCGCGCGCCTGGCCGCGGCCCAGGCCAAGGCGGCGGCCGACATCACGGCCGAGCCGCCCGTGCTCACGCCGCAGCAGGCGCACGCGCTGGGCCAGTACGTGCTGCCGCCCATGCACCTGGCGCGCAGCACCCATGAAGGGGGCGCGCGTCGCGCCATCGACAACGCGCCGCGCCGCCTGAAGTCCACGTTCTACGTGGGCGGCCAGGAGCAGTTCTACCTGGAAGGCCAGATCAGCTACGCCATCCCCAAGGAAGACGGCGCCGTGCACCTGCACTGCTCCACCCAGCACCCCAGCGAGATGCAGCACCTCGTGGCCCATGCGCTGGGCGTGGCCGCGCATGCCGTGCACGTGGAGTGCCGGCGCATGGGCGGCGGCTTTGGCGGCAAGGAGTCGCAGTCGGCCCTGTTCGCCTGCGTGGCCTCGGTGGCCGCGACGCGGCTGCGCCGGCCCGTCAAGCTGCGCCTGGACCGCGATGACGACTTCATGATCACGGGCCGCCGCCACTGCTTCTGGTACGACTACGAGGTGGGCTACGACGACGAAGGCCGCATCCTGGGCGCCGAGATCTCCATGGTCTCGCGCGCCGGGCACTCGGCCGATCTGTCCGGCCCCGTGATGACACGCGCGCTGTGCCACTTCGACAACGCCTACTGGCTGCCCGACGTGTCCATGCACGGCTACTCGGGCAAGACCAATACGCAGAGCAATACGGCCTTCCGCGGCTTTGGCGGCCCGCAGGGCGCGATCGCCATCGAGAACATCATGGAGACGGTGGCGCGCGAGCTGGGACGCGATGCGCTCGATGTGCGCCGCGTCAACTTCTACGGCAAAAGCGAGCGCAATGTCACGCCCTACAGCCAGGTCGTGACCGACAACGTGATCCACGAGCTGGTGGCCGAGCTGGAGACCTGCAGCGACTACCGCGCGCGCCGCGAGGCCGTTGCCGAGTTCAACGCCGCCAGTCCCGTGCTCAAGCGCGGGCTGTCGCTGACGCCGCTCAAGTTCGGCATCTCCTTCAACGTCAAGCACTTCAACCAGGCCGGCGCCCTGGTCCACGTCTACAACGACGGCTCCATCCTCGTGAACCACGGCGGCACCGAGATGGGCCAGGGCCTGAACACCAAGGTGGCCCAGGTCGTGGCGCACGAGCTGGGCGTGGGCTTCGAGCGCGTGCGCGTCACGGCCACCGACACCACCAAGGTGGCCAACACCTCGGCCACGGCGGCATCGACGGGCGCCGACCTCAACGGCAAGGCGGCCCAGGATGCGGCCCGCCAGGTCCGCGAGCGCCTGGCCGCCTGCGCCGCCGAGCGCCATGGCGGCCGGGCCGAGGAGGTGCGCTTCGCCAACGACAAGGTGCATGTCAACGGCAAGGTGCTGGACTTCAGGACCGTGGTCGGCGAGGCCTACATCGAGCGCGTGCAGCTGTGGTCCGACGGCTTCTACGCCACGCCGGGCCTGTCCTGGAACAAGGACACCATGCAGGGCCGGCCCTTCTTCTACTATGCCTACGGCGCGGCCGTGAGCGAGGTGGTGGTGGACACGCTCACGGGCGAGTTCAAGCTGCTGCGCGCCGACGTGCTGCACGACGTGGGCCGCTCGCTGAACCCGGCCGTGGACGTGGGCCAGGTCGAGGGCGCCTTCATCCAGGGCATGGGTTGGCTGACCACCGAGGAGCTGGTCTGGCATCCGCAAAGCGGCAAGCTCACCACGCACGCACCCAGCACCTACAAGATCCCGACGGCCAACGACTGCCCGCCGGTGTTCAACGTGCGGCTGTTCGAGGGCGACAACTTCGAGGACTCCATCCACCGCAGCAAGGCCGTGGGCGAGCCGCCGCTGCTGCTGCCGTTCTCGGTGTTCTTCGCCATCCGCGATGCCGTCTCGGCCGCGGGCGGCCACCGCAGCAACCCGCCGCTGCAGTCGCCGGCCACGCCCGAGTCCATCCTGCGCGCGATCGAGGCCGTGCAGGCCGTCGGGGGCTGA